The Armatimonadota bacterium DNA window ATGCGCAAGCACGGGCACGGCAAGTTCCGCGATCTGCTCGGCGCGATGACGGTCGATCCTGCGATGCTCGTCTGGCTCGACGGAGCGCAGAACATCAAAGGCACGCCGAACGAGAACTACGGACGCGAACTGCTCGAGTTGTTCACCATGGGCGAGGGGAAGTACACGGAGACAGACGTGCTCGAGGCCTCCCGCGCGCTCACGGGCTGGGGCTACCGGACGCTGTTCGTCCAGGGCCAGGGCAACGAGGAGAACAAGAGGCAGATTTTCGGCGCGGCTCTGAAGGGCCAGCAGCTCGTCGTTCCCGCGTTCAGCAAGTCGCTGTTCGACGACGGAGAGAAGACGATCCTCGGCAAGACCGCGAACTTCGACACGGACTCCTTGCTCGACTTGCTTTGCGAGCGCGATGAGACGGTCGACTACGTCACGACAAAGCTTTGGGAGTTCTACGCCTACGACGATCCCGAGGAAAAAGTTAAGCGGCGGCTCGCCAGGGTTTGGAAAGAGACCGACGGGGACATCAAGTCGCTGCTCGTCGCGATCGCCGCGTCCGACGAGTTTTGGAGCGACAGGTGCGTCCGCAAACGGATCAAGAGCCCCGTGGACTTCGTCATCGCAATCGTTCGGCAGCTCGACCGCAAGGAAGTGTGGCTCGCCGACCGAGAACCGGACGCGCCGATCGACACGCCCGCAGGAAACACGCTGATCTCCACGGGCAACGCGCTCAACACGTTCATGTCGCAGCAGGGGATGGCCCTGCTATA harbors:
- a CDS encoding DUF1800 domain-containing protein — translated: MTIRERNAHLLRRFAMGATLDELAFYEGKSLDEVLGHLLDFEREETAFPVSPYSFFLNADGNLNGQPQRAVAWWTVNMCVTDRPALDRLNLFWHDHFAVSAEKVKSGVIMLYHLETMRKHGHGKFRDLLGAMTVDPAMLVWLDGAQNIKGTPNENYGRELLELFTMGEGKYTETDVLEASRALTGWGYRTLFVQGQGNEENKRQIFGAALKGQQLVVPAFSKSLFDDGEKTILGKTANFDTDSLLDLLCERDETVDYVTTKLWEFYAYDDPEEKVKRRLARVWKETDGDIKSLLVAIAASDEFWSDRCVRKRIKSPVDFVIAIVRQLDRKEVWLADREPDAPIDTPAGNTLISTGNALNTFMSQQGMALLYPPDVAGWNWGEGWITTATMLERIKLSTLLTGPNSSNGTLDSLRESFAASGKEATAESIVDHVIEKFDAEVDDERKALIVVAFENAGGVSAMSDNAAAKRALTPVITALFAMPEFHLC